The DNA window GAAGTGCAGTCCCGGCACGTCCTGCTTGAGCAGGTCGCGGCAGAGCCTGGTCGCGAACTCGACGCCGGCACGGGCAGCGTCGGCCGGTGTGGCCGCGCGGGTTATGCGGCCGACCAGTTCCTCGGGCAGGTCAACGTGGAACTCGCGCGGTATCGTAACGAGCTGCCTCGCGTTGGTGACCGGCTTGATGCCGGGAATGATCGGCACCTTGATGCCGATGGCGCGGGCCCGGTCCACGAACTCACGGAAGGGGCGCGCCGCAAAGACCATCTGGGAGATGATGTAATCGGCTCCGGCGTCCACTTTCGCTTTCAGGTGTCGCAGGTCGTCGGCGAGGTTCGGCGCCTCGTAGTGCTTCTCCGGGTAGCCGGCAACGCCGATGCAGAAATCGGTCGGCACGGCATTGTCCAATTCCTCCAGGTAGTGTCCGCGGTTCATCGCGGCTATCTGGGCAGTCAGCTCTGACGCGAACCGGTGGCCGGCCGGCTCGGGCACGAACTCCTTCTGTCCCGGCGCCGGGTCGCCGCGCAGGACGAACAGGTTGGCGAACCCGAGATACTGAAGGTCGATCAGCGCGTCCTCGGTCTCGTACCGGTCAAACCCGCCGCAGATTATGTGCGGCACGGTCTCGATCTTGTACCGGTTGTAGATGGCGGCGCAGATGCCGACCGTACCCGGATTCTTGCGCCGCGGTATCTTCCGGGTCAGGCCCGCACCGACATCCTCGTAGACGATCCGCTGCTGGTGATAGGTGACGGTGATGAACGTCGGCTTGAACGGCAGCAACTGGTCGACCGAGCCGAACAGCTCGGAGATCGACCGCCCCTTTTCGGGCGGGGTAATCTCGATTGAGACCAGCGGCTGCTTCCGCCGTGCGATGAGCTCGGTAATGTGCAACGCTACTCCTTGGGCGGAAACAAAACGCCGCCCTGCGCATCAGGCGGCTCGCCGGCTCGAAGGTCTCTTTTGCCTCTTTGGCCGCATCGGGCAGTTCATCGCTCCGCGCTCAGCGTTTATCGCTCATCACTCAGCGCTTCCTATCTCTGCCCGGGCACCGTAGCACCTTCAAGCTCGGTTGCCGTGCCGGCAGCCAGACCAGAGGCCGCCGG is part of the candidate division WOR-3 bacterium genome and encodes:
- a CDS encoding methylenetetrahydrofolate reductase [NAD(P)H]; translated protein: MHITELIARRKQPLVSIEITPPEKGRSISELFGSVDQLLPFKPTFITVTYHQQRIVYEDVGAGLTRKIPRRKNPGTVGICAAIYNRYKIETVPHIICGGFDRYETEDALIDLQYLGFANLFVLRGDPAPGQKEFVPEPAGHRFASELTAQIAAMNRGHYLEELDNAVPTDFCIGVAGYPEKHYEAPNLADDLRHLKAKVDAGADYIISQMVFAARPFREFVDRARAIGIKVPIIPGIKPVTNARQLVTIPREFHVDLPEELVGRITRAATPADAARAGVEFATRLCRDLLKQDVPGLHFYTMGKGRATAEVLRALNDER